Proteins encoded in a region of the Pelmatolapia mariae isolate MD_Pm_ZW linkage group LG6, Pm_UMD_F_2, whole genome shotgun sequence genome:
- the galnt7 gene encoding N-acetylgalactosaminyltransferase 7 isoform X1 translates to MRLKVGFILRSLLVIGTFLGLLVLWSSLTPKANSDSPFEKRDDSLLPKGDLAERFKPVMPWPHVEGVEVDLDSIRLKHGGADLPKDSKEQSNQKQVIQQQYVTFRPHTHAYTSPVLKKGTLGNFEPKEPEPPGVPGGPGEGAKPFVLGPEYKDSVQASIKEFGFNMVASDMISLDRTINDIRHDECKYWHYDDRLLTSSVVIVFHNEGWSTLMRTVHSVIKRTPRRYLAEIVLIDDFSNKAHLKERLEEYIKQWNGLVKLFRNEKREGLIQARSIGAKKATKGQVLVYLDAHCEVGINWYAPLIAPISKDRTVCTVPLIDYIDGNEYSMEPQQGGDEDGLARGAWDWSLLWKRVPLSQREKAKRTHTTQPYRSPAMAGGLFAIERDFFFELGLYDPGLQIWGGENFEISYKIWQCGGQLLFVPCSRVGHIYRLQGWQGNPPPAHVGSSPTLKNYVRVVEVWWDDYKDYFYASRPETLTLAYGDISDLKRFREEHRCKSFKWFMEEIAYDIPLHYPLPPKNVEWGEIRGFDTSYCIDSMGHTNGGNVELGPCHRMGGNQLFRINEANQLMQYDQCLTIGGDKSAIIITHCETNQHMEWKYFKDLHRFTHVPTGKCLDRSDLLHKVFVSDCDTSKTTQKWEMNNIVAV, encoded by the exons ATGAGGCTCAAAGTGGGATTCATTCTGCGGAGTCTGCTGGTCATCGGCACGTTTCTGGGCCTGTTGGTGCTCTGGTCCAGCCTGACCCCCAAAGCCAACAGCGACAGCCCGTTTGAGAAAAGG GATGACAGCTTGTTGCCCAAAGGTGACCTTGCAGAGCGGTTTAAGCCTGTGATGCCCTGGCCTCATGTGGAGGGGGTGGAGGTCGACCTCGACTCCATCAGACTGAAACACG GAGGGGCCGACCTTCCCAAGGATTCAAAGGAGCAATCCAACCAGAAGCAGGTGATTCAACAGCAGTATGTGACATTCAGACCTCACACACACGCCTACACTAGCCCCGTCCTGAAGAAAGGTACCCTGGGAAATTTTGAGCCTAAGGAGCCTGAACCTCCAGGGGTCCCCGGTGGACCCGGAGAGGGTGCTAAGCCGTTTGTCCTGGGTCCAGAGTACAAAGACTCGGTTCAGGCCTCCATCAAAGAGTTTGGCTTCAACATGGTTGCCAGTGATATGATCTCACTGGACAGAACAATCAATGACATACGCCACGACGA GTGTAAGTACTGGCACTACGACGACAGACTGCTCACATCCAGCGTGGTGATAGTCTTCCATAACGAAGGCTGGTCAACGCTGATGAGGACTGTCCACAGTGTCATCAAGAGGACTCCTCGCAGGTACCTGGCTGAGATTGTCCTGATAGATGACTTCAGTAACAAAG CCCATCTGAAGGAGCGCCTGGAGGAGTACATCAAGCAGTGGAACGGCCTCGTCAAGCTCTTCAGGAATGAGAAGAGGGAAGGATTAATACAGGCCAGGAGCATTGGAGCCAAGAAGGCCACCAAAGGACAG GTGCTGGTCTACCTGGATGCTCACTGTGAGGTCGGGATCAACTGGTACGCTCCACTGATCGCTCCCATTTCAAAGGACAg GACAGTATGCACAGTGCCGCTGATAGACTATATAGATGGTAATGAGTACAGTATGGAGCCCCAGCAAGGCGGAGACGAGGACGGCCTGGCTAGAGGAGCGTGGGACTGGAGCCTGCTCTGGAAGAGAGTACCGCTTAGCCAGAGAGAGAAGGCCAAGAGAACACACACCACCCAGCCTTACCg GTCTCCAGCCATGGCAGGAGGTCTCTTTGCTATAGAAAGAGACTTTTTCTTTGAGCTGGGACTGTACGACCCTGGACTGCAGATATGGGGAGGGGAGAATTTTGAAATATCTTACAAG ATCTGGCAGTGTGGTGGCCAGCTGCTCTTTGTGCCCTGTTCCCGCGTCGGCCACATCTACAGACTTCAGGGATGGCAAGGCAACCCTCCGCCAGCACATGTTGGATCCTCGCCTACTCTCAAG AACTATGTTCGTGTTGTGGAGGTTTGGTGGGACGACTATAAGGACTACTTCTACGCCAGCCGCCCTGAAACTCTCACTCTGGCCTACGGAGACATCAGTGACCTTAAACGATTCAG GGAGGAACATCGATGCAAAAGTTTCAAGTGGTTCATGGAGGAAATAGCATACGACATTCCACTGCACTACCCACTTCCTCCTAAAAATGTAGAGTGGGGGGAG ATCCGGGGCTTCGACACCAGTTACTGCATCGACAGCATGGGACACACTAACGGAGGCAATGTAGAGCTGGGCCCGTGCCACAGGATGGGTGGAAACCAG CTGTTCCGCATCAATGAAGCCAACCAGCTGATGCAGTATGATCAGTGCCTGACCATAGGAGGCGACAAGTCTGCTATCATCATCACACACTGTGAAACGAACCAGCACATGGAGTGGAAGTACTTCAag GATCTGCATCGATTCACTCATGTGCCAACAG GAAAATGTCTGGACCGCTCCGACCTGCTTCACAAAGTGTTCGTATCAGACTGTGACACCAGTAAAACCACTCAGAAATGGGAGATGAATAACATCGTGGCTGTGTGA
- the galnt7 gene encoding N-acetylgalactosaminyltransferase 7 isoform X2: protein MRLKVGFILRSLLVIGTFLGLLVLWSSLTPKANSDSPFEKRDDSLLPKGDLAERFKPVMPWPHVEGVEVDLDSIRLKHGGADLPKDSKEQSNQKQVIQQQYVTFRPHTHAYTSPVLKKGTLGNFEPKEPEPPGVPGGPGEGAKPFVLGPEYKDSVQASIKEFGFNMVASDMISLDRTINDIRHDECKYWHYDDRLLTSSVVIVFHNEGWSTLMRTVHSVIKRTPRRYLAEIVLIDDFSNKAHLKERLEEYIKQWNGLVKLFRNEKREGLIQARSIGAKKATKGQVLVYLDAHCEVGINWYAPLIAPISKDRTVCTVPLIDSVHGETFTFEPQGGGDSNGFARGAWDWSMLWKRIPLGAREHKLRKTQTEPYRSPAMAGGLFAIERDFFFELGLYDPGLQIWGGENFEISYKIWQCGGQLLFVPCSRVGHIYRLQGWQGNPPPAHVGSSPTLKNYVRVVEVWWDDYKDYFYASRPETLTLAYGDISDLKRFREEHRCKSFKWFMEEIAYDIPLHYPLPPKNVEWGEIRGFDTSYCIDSMGHTNGGNVELGPCHRMGGNQLFRINEANQLMQYDQCLTIGGDKSAIIITHCETNQHMEWKYFKDLHRFTHVPTGKCLDRSDLLHKVFVSDCDTSKTTQKWEMNNIVAV, encoded by the exons ATGAGGCTCAAAGTGGGATTCATTCTGCGGAGTCTGCTGGTCATCGGCACGTTTCTGGGCCTGTTGGTGCTCTGGTCCAGCCTGACCCCCAAAGCCAACAGCGACAGCCCGTTTGAGAAAAGG GATGACAGCTTGTTGCCCAAAGGTGACCTTGCAGAGCGGTTTAAGCCTGTGATGCCCTGGCCTCATGTGGAGGGGGTGGAGGTCGACCTCGACTCCATCAGACTGAAACACG GAGGGGCCGACCTTCCCAAGGATTCAAAGGAGCAATCCAACCAGAAGCAGGTGATTCAACAGCAGTATGTGACATTCAGACCTCACACACACGCCTACACTAGCCCCGTCCTGAAGAAAGGTACCCTGGGAAATTTTGAGCCTAAGGAGCCTGAACCTCCAGGGGTCCCCGGTGGACCCGGAGAGGGTGCTAAGCCGTTTGTCCTGGGTCCAGAGTACAAAGACTCGGTTCAGGCCTCCATCAAAGAGTTTGGCTTCAACATGGTTGCCAGTGATATGATCTCACTGGACAGAACAATCAATGACATACGCCACGACGA GTGTAAGTACTGGCACTACGACGACAGACTGCTCACATCCAGCGTGGTGATAGTCTTCCATAACGAAGGCTGGTCAACGCTGATGAGGACTGTCCACAGTGTCATCAAGAGGACTCCTCGCAGGTACCTGGCTGAGATTGTCCTGATAGATGACTTCAGTAACAAAG CCCATCTGAAGGAGCGCCTGGAGGAGTACATCAAGCAGTGGAACGGCCTCGTCAAGCTCTTCAGGAATGAGAAGAGGGAAGGATTAATACAGGCCAGGAGCATTGGAGCCAAGAAGGCCACCAAAGGACAG GTGCTGGTCTACCTGGATGCTCACTGTGAGGTCGGGATCAACTGGTACGCTCCACTGATCGCTCCCATTTCAAAGGACAg AACGGTGTGTACGGTGCCTCTGATCGACTCCGTCCACGGCGAGACGTTCACCTTTGAGCCCCAGGGTGGAGGAGACAGCAATGGTTTTGCTAGAGGCGCCTGGGATTGgagcatgctgtggaagagaatcCCTCTGGGAGCCAGGGAAcataaactgagaaaaactcAGACTGAGCCATATAG GTCTCCAGCCATGGCAGGAGGTCTCTTTGCTATAGAAAGAGACTTTTTCTTTGAGCTGGGACTGTACGACCCTGGACTGCAGATATGGGGAGGGGAGAATTTTGAAATATCTTACAAG ATCTGGCAGTGTGGTGGCCAGCTGCTCTTTGTGCCCTGTTCCCGCGTCGGCCACATCTACAGACTTCAGGGATGGCAAGGCAACCCTCCGCCAGCACATGTTGGATCCTCGCCTACTCTCAAG AACTATGTTCGTGTTGTGGAGGTTTGGTGGGACGACTATAAGGACTACTTCTACGCCAGCCGCCCTGAAACTCTCACTCTGGCCTACGGAGACATCAGTGACCTTAAACGATTCAG GGAGGAACATCGATGCAAAAGTTTCAAGTGGTTCATGGAGGAAATAGCATACGACATTCCACTGCACTACCCACTTCCTCCTAAAAATGTAGAGTGGGGGGAG ATCCGGGGCTTCGACACCAGTTACTGCATCGACAGCATGGGACACACTAACGGAGGCAATGTAGAGCTGGGCCCGTGCCACAGGATGGGTGGAAACCAG CTGTTCCGCATCAATGAAGCCAACCAGCTGATGCAGTATGATCAGTGCCTGACCATAGGAGGCGACAAGTCTGCTATCATCATCACACACTGTGAAACGAACCAGCACATGGAGTGGAAGTACTTCAag GATCTGCATCGATTCACTCATGTGCCAACAG GAAAATGTCTGGACCGCTCCGACCTGCTTCACAAAGTGTTCGTATCAGACTGTGACACCAGTAAAACCACTCAGAAATGGGAGATGAATAACATCGTGGCTGTGTGA
- the LOC134628813 gene encoding ankyrin repeat and SOCS box protein 5-like, whose protein sequence is MLPGPCGAPEVSRKRGAEPGLLPRHVSERKRACWGILTSQGSWADRSPLHEAASQGRLLALRTLLAQGYHTNIVTIDHVTPLHEACLSGHVACVRALLNAGANVNAATIDGVTPLYNCCTSGSVGCMELLLQSGAHTRAYHTHFPSALHEACKRGNSHCVEALLSHGADPDYEVSHLGSPLYVSCLHRHTACSKVLLHRGADVSVGRGCDSPLHAAVRQDSADQVSLLLDYGANTNFRDSNNQRPVELAPPGGKTHQLLLAFEASPRSLCQLCRLQIRNLIGRSRLNLLPVLPLPGLLTHYLDYRSNEQ, encoded by the exons ATGCTGCCGGGGCCGTGTGGAGCTCCCGAAGTGTCCCGGAAAAGAGGTGCTGAGCCGGGCCTGCTACCGAGGCACGTCTCGGAGAGGAAGCGGGCCTGCTGGGGAATTCTGACCAGCCAAG ggtCCTGGGCAGATCGTTCTCCTCTCCATGAAGCAGCTTCTCAGGGTCGGCTGCTTGCCCTGCGCACTCTGCTGGCCCAG GGCTATCACACCAACATTGTCACCATCGATCATGTGACTCCTCTTCACGAAGCCTGTCTATCAGGACACGTCGCCTGTGTCAGAGCTTTACTAAATGCTGGAGCTAAT GTGAACGCTGCTACCATTGATGGTGTCACTCCTCTGTACAACTGCTGTACGTCGGGGAGCGTCGGCTGTATGGAACTGCTCCTGCAGAGCGgcgcacacacacgtgcataTCACACACACTTCCCCTCAGCTTTGCACGAAGCCTGCAAGAGAG GTAACAGCCACTGTGTGGAGGCCCTGCTGTCTCATGGAGCAGATCCAGATTATGAAGTTTCCCACCTGGGCTCTCCTCTGTATGTGAGCTGTCTGCACCGACACACAGCCTGCTCAAAGGTCCTGCTACACAGAG GAGCAGATGTAAGTGTTGGCAGAGGCTGCGACAGCCCTCTGCATGCGGCTGTCAGACAGGACAGCGCAGATCAGGTGTCACTGTTGCTCGACTACGGGGCGAATACTAACTTCCGAGACAGCAACAATCAGCGGCCGGTGGAGCTGGCGCCCCCTGGTGGGAAAACAcaccagctgctgctggcctttGAAG CTTCTCCAAGGAGTCTCTGCCAGTTGTGTCGTCTTCAGATCAGAAATCTGATTGGGCGATCCAGACTGAACTTGCTCCCCGTGCTTCCTCTGCCCGGCCTGCTCACTCACTACCTGGACTACAGAAGCAACGAGCAGTGA
- the spcs3 gene encoding signal peptidase complex subunit 3, whose protein sequence is MNTVLSRANSLFAFSLSVMAALTFGCFITTAFKDRRVPVDIHVSKVMLKNVDDFTGPRERSDLGFITFDLSADLQPIFDWNVKQLFLYLSAEYATKSNSLNQVVLWDKIVLRGENTKLNLRDMKSKYFFFDDGNGLRANKNITLTLSWNVVPNAGILPLVAGSGHVSIPFPETYETTKSY, encoded by the exons ATGAACACGGTCCTGTCGAGAGCTAACTCGCTGTTTGCCTTCTCCCTGAGCGTCATGGCGGCTCTGACTTTCGGCTGCTTCATCACCACAGCGTTTAAAGACAGAAGAGTTCCTGTGGACATCCACGTCTCTAAAGTCATGCT gaAGAACGTTGACGACTTCACTGGACCCCGAGAACGAAGTGACCTGGGTTTCATCACCTTTGACCTTTCAGCTG ATTTGCAGCCAATTTTTGATTGGAATGTGAAGCAGTTGTTTCTCTACCTGTCTGCTGAGTATGCCACAAAGAGCAAT tctcTGAACCAGGTCGTCCTGTGGGATAAGATCGTTCTTCGAGGTGAGAACACCAAGCTGAACCTCAGAGACATGAAGTCCAAGTACTTCTTCTTTGACGATGGAAATGGACTGAG AGCCAATAAGAACATCACCTTGACATTGTCCTGGAATGTAGTTCCCAACGCTGGAATCCTGCCCCTGGTGGCTGGAAGTGGACACGTCAGCATACCTTTCCCAGAGACCTACGAGACCACCAAGAGCTATTAG